The sequence AGACAAACTGTTTAAATACATCGTTTTATTCCTCTTCCTGTACTTTAACCATATAAGAAACTATCTTTATCATTCCTCTAATAGATGGAGTATTAGAACAAAAAACAGTATGCCTAATCCTTTTTAATCCTAATCCTAACAAAGTAGATTTATGTTTAGGTAATCTACCTATAGAACTTTTTGTTTGTGTAATTTTTAATTTTTTATGCATATAATTTAAAT comes from Buchnera aphidicola (Tetraneura ulmi) and encodes:
- the rpmD gene encoding 50S ribosomal protein L30, which produces MHKKLKITQTKSSIGRLPKHKSTLLGLGLKRIRHTVFCSNTPSIRGMIKIVSYMVKVQEEE